In Glycine max cultivar Williams 82 chromosome 7, Glycine_max_v4.0, whole genome shotgun sequence, a single window of DNA contains:
- the LOC100803691 gene encoding pyrophosphate-energized vacuolar membrane proton pump has protein sequence MGAALLSELATEIVVPACAVIGIVFSLVQWFLVSRVKLTPDRNGTTSSPRNNKNGYGDFLIEEEEGINDHSVVVKCAEIQNAISEGATSFLFTEYQYVGIFMVAFAILIFLFLGSVEGFSTKSQPCTYDKSKLCKPALATALFSTVSFLLGAITSVLSGFLGMKIATYANARTTLEARKGVGKAFITAFRSGAVMGFLLAANGLLVLYITINLFKLYYGDDWEGLFEAITGYGLGGSSMALFGRVGGGIYTKAADVGADLVGKVERNIPEDDPRNPAVIADNVGDNVGDIAGMGSDLFGSYAESSCAALVVASISSFGINHEFTAMLYPLLISSMGIIVCLITTLFATDFFEIKAVKEIEPALKKQLIISTVLMTVGIAIISWIALPTSFTIFNFGAQKEVKSWQLFLCVGVGLWAGLIIGFVTEYYTSNAYSPVQDVADSCRTGAATNVIFGLALGYKSVIIPIFAIAISIFVSFTFAAMYGIAVAALGMLSTIATGLAIDAYGPISDNAGGIAEMAGMSHRIRERTDALDAAGNTTAAIGKGFAIGSAALVSLALFGAFVSRAGISTVDVLTPKVFIGLIVGAMLPYWFSAMTMKSVGSAALKMVEEVRRQFNTIPGLMEGHAKPDYATCVKISTDASIKEMIPPGALVMLTPLIVGIFFGVETLSGVLAGALVSGVQIAISASNTGGAWDNAKKYIEAGASEHARTLGPKGSEPHKAAVIGDTIGDPLKDTSGPSLNILIKLMAVESLVFAPFFATHGGLLFKIF, from the exons ATGGGTGCTGCTCTGCTGTCTGAGCTTGCGACGGAGATAGTTGTGCCGGCCTGCGCCGTCATCGGGATCGTGTTCTCGTTGGTGCAGTGGTTCCTCGTGTCGCGCGTCAAGCTCACTCCCGACCGAAACGGAACGACGTCGTCGCCGCGCAACAACAAGAACGGCTACGGCGACTTCCTCATTGAGGAGGAAGAAGGCATCAACGACCACAGCGTCGTTGTGAAATGCGCTGAGATACAGAACGCTATCTCCGAAG GTGCAACATCCTTTCTTTTCACTGAATATCAATATGTGGGGATCTTCATGGTTGCTTTTGCAATACTGATCTTCCTTTTCCTGGGCTCCGTGGAGGGCTTCAGTACTAAGAGCCAGCCCTGCACGTATGATAAGAGCAAGCTATGCAAGCCAGCCCTTGCGACTGCATTGTTTAGCACTGTATCTTTCTTGCTTGGTGCTATAACTTCAGTCCTATCTGGTTTCCTTGGGATGAAAATTGCAACCTATGCCAATGCAAGGACAACCTTGGAAGCCAGAAAGGGAGTTGGCAAGGCTTTCATTACTGCATTTAGGTCTGGTGCAGTGATGGGTTTCCTTCTTGCAGCAAATGGTCTTTTGGTGCTCTACATTACCATCAATCTCTTCAAGCTATATTATGGTGATGATTGGGAAGGTCTTTTTGAGGCTATAACTGGTTATGGTTTGGGTGGATCTTCCATGGCTCTGTTTGGCAGAGTTGGTGGTGGTATCTATACCAAGGCTGCTGATGTTGGTGCTGATCTGGTTGGAAAAGTTGAGAGAAATATCCCAGAGGATGATCCAAGAAATCCAGCT GTGATTGCTGACAATGTTGGTGATAATGTTGGAGATATTGCAGGGATGGGTTCTGATCTTTTTGGCTCATATGCTGAATCATCTTGTGCTGCCTTAGTTGTTGCTTCCATTTCCTCATTTGGAATCAACCACGAGTTCACTGCAATGTTATATCCCCTACTCATCAGTTCTATGGGCATTATTGTCTGTTTGATTACTACTCTCTTTGCAACTGATTTCTTTGAGATCAAGGCTGTCAAGGAAATTGAACCAGCTCTAAAAAAGCAGCTTATCATCTCTACAGTACTCATGACTGTTGGAATTGCAATTATTAGTTGGATTGCTCTGCCAACATCCTTCACAATTTTCAACTTTGGTGCTCAGAAGGAAGTAAAGAGCTG GCAGCTGTTCCTCTGTGTGGGTGTTGGTCTATGGGCTGGACTTATTATTGGGTTTGTTACTGAGTACTATACAAGCAATGCTTACAG TCCTGTACAAGATGTTGCTGATTCCTGCCGGACTGGAGCTGCAACCAATGTCATCTTTGGCCTTGCTCTGGGATACAAGTCTGTCATTATTCCTATTTTTGCCATTGCAATCAGCATTTTTGTGAGTTTTACTTTTGCTGCAATGTATGGCATTGCTGTGGCTGCCCTTGGGATGCTGAGCACCATTGCGACAGGGTTGGCTATTGATGCCTATGGGCCAATCAGTGACAATGCAGGAGGTATTGCTGAGATGGCAGGCATGAGCCATCGTATTCGTGAGAGAACTGATGCCCTTGATGCTGCTGGCAACACTACTGCTGCCATAGGCAAG GGATTTGCTATTGGGTCTGCCGCTCTGGTGTCTTTGGCCCTATTTGGTGCATTTGTGAGCAGAGCTGGAATTTCAACTGTTGATGTCTTGACACCCAAGGTCTTTATTGGACTCATAGTTGGTGCCATGCTTCCTTACTGGTTTTCCGCTATGACCATGAAGAGTGTTGGAAGTGCAGCTTTGAAGATGGTTGAGGAGGTTCGTAGGCAGTTCAACACTATTCCAGGACTTATGGAGGGTCATGCCAAGCCTGATTATGCCACCTGCGTCAAAATTTCTACTGATGCATCCATCAAGGAGATGATTCCTCCAGGTGCCCTTGTCATGCTCACACCACTCATTGTTGGCATCTTCTTTGGTGTGGAAACACTTTCGGGTGTTCTTGCCGGGGCTCTAGTTTCTGGCGTACAG ATTGCAATATCAGCATCCAACACTGGCGGTGCTTGGGATAATGCTAAGAAGTACATTGAG GCTGGTGCGTCCGAGCATGCAAGGACCTTGGGCCCGAAAGGATCTGAACCGCACAAGGCAGCTGTTATTGGGGATACCATTGGAGACCCTCTTAAAGATACTTCAGGCCCTTCACTCAACATCCTCATCAAGCTCATGGCAGTTGAGTCGCTTGTCTTCGCACCATTTTTTGCCACTCATGGTGGTCTGCTTTTCAAGATCTTTTGA